From Parambassis ranga chromosome 9, fParRan2.1, whole genome shotgun sequence, the proteins below share one genomic window:
- the LOC114442007 gene encoding proline dehydrogenase 1, mitochondrial-like gives MFYLKPASAALTGARANIYLKRVLFSGRLRSTFSATTGTEQQQQREEEDGVRGRGGGSARSECPGQAGRGREDRPASAADAGATAANEISVDFEQTQEAYRSKDSLELLRSLVVFKLCSYDILVDKNKEVMDLGKKVLGQKAFDQLMKMTFYGQFVAGEDHRDIRPLIQKNQAFGVGSVLDYGVEDDISQEEAQQKEMNTCAEKESIGENHKEAKYEAHKQFSGGATGVRSYVYADEAKCDQHMETFIKCIKASGGTSKDGFSAIKMTALGRPQFLLQFSEVLVKWRRFFTFLASQQGKHGVEVLEQRLELTRLQEFLTKLGAEGDFYGWFTGRKEESTGYIDMLDWNSLIDDRTNVPHLLVVPNVKLGKLEPLLRKFTTEEEDQMKRILQRMDVLAKHALENGIRLMVDAEQTYFQPAISRLTLETQRIYNKEQPVIFNTYQCYLKEAYENVTMDLELSRHEGWHFAAKLVRGAYMYQERERAQEIGYEDPINPDYESTNRMYHRCLDHVLDEIALDRNPSVMVATHNEDTVKHTLRRMNELGLLPTENKVYFGQLLGMCDQISFPLAQAGFPVYKYVPYGPVNEVMPYLCRRAQENRGFMKGAQKEREMLWAELKRRLASGELFYRPVY, from the exons ATGTTTTATCTCAAACCCGCATCTGCTGCCCTGACCGGGGCGAGGGCGAACATTTACCTAAAGCGGGTACTTTTCAGCGGGAGGCTCCGGTCCACCTTCTCCGCCACCACCGGgacggagcagcagcagcagcgggaggaggaggatggtgtcAGGGGCCGCGGCGGCGGCAGCGCTCGGTCAGAGTGTCCCGGACAGGCCGGCAGAGGACGGGAAGACAGACCCGCCTCCGCCGCTGATGCTGGTGCTACTGCCGCTAATGAGATCTCCGTAGACTTTGAGCAGACCCAGGAGGCTTACAGGAGCAAAGACTCATTAGAGCTGCTCAGAAGTTTGGTGGTTTTCAAACTTTGTTCCTATGACATCTTGGTCGATAAGAATAAGGAG GTAATGGATCTAGGTAAGAAGGTCCTGGGCCAGAAAGCCTTTGACCAGCTGATGAAGATGACATTTTATGGTCAGTTTGTTGCTGGTGAGGACCACAGGGACATCAGGCCGCTGATCCAGAAGAACCAGGCCTTCGGTGTGGGCTCTGTCCTGGACTATGGTGTTGAGGATGACATCAGTcaggaggaagcacagcagaaGGAGATGAA caCGTGTGCAGAGAAGGAGAGCATAG GCGAGAACCACAAAGAGGCAAAATATGAAGCGCACAAACAGTTCAGCGGGGGAGCGACGGGAGTCCGCTCGTACGTCTACGCAGACGAGGCCAAATGTGACCAGCATATGGAAACGTTCATCAAATGCATCAAAGCATCTG GCGGGACTTCAAAAGACGGATTCTCTGCCATCAAAATGACCGCGCTAGGACGACCTCAGTTTCTG ctCCAGTTCTCAGAGGTCCTGGTGAAATGGCGGCGATTCTTCACATTCCTGGCATCGCAGCAGGGGAAACATGGCGTGGAGGTGTTGGAGCAGAGACTGGAGCTGACACGCCTGCAG GAATTTTTGACAAAACTGGGTGCAGAAGGTGATTTCTATGGCTGGTTTACTGGAAGGAAAGAGGAATCTACAGG ATACATTGACATGCTTGACTGGAACAGCCTTATTGATGACAGAACAAATGTGCCTCATCTGCTTGTTGTCCCAAATGTTAAG CTCGGTAAGCTGGAGCCTCTGCTGAGAAAGTTCACtacggaggaggaggatcagaTGAAGCGGATTTTGCAGCGAATGGACGTGCTGGCGAAG CATGCCTTGGAGAACGGCATTCGCTTGATGGTGGATGCGGAGCAAACCTATTTCCAGCCAGCAATCAGCAGGCTCACACTGGAGACGCAGAGGATCTACAACAAAGAACAGCCGGTCATTTTCAACACCTACCAGTGCTACCTAAAG GAGGCTTATGAGAATGTAACTATGGACCTGGAGCTGTCTCGACATGAAGGTTGGCATTTCGCTGCCAAGCTGGTGCGCGGGGCTTACATGTATCAGGAGCGAGAGAGGGCCCAAGAGATCGGATACGAGGACCCTATTAACCCCGACTATGAGTCAACCAACAGGATGTACCACAG GTGCTTGGACCATGTGCTGGATGAGATTGCACTCGACAGAAATCCCAGTGTAATGGTGGCTACCCATAatgaggacacagtgaaacacaccTTGAGGAG GATGAACGAGCTTGGTCTCCTACCAACCGAGAACAAGGTATACTTTGGGCAGCTACTGGGCATGTGTGATCAAATCAGCTTCCCACTGG CCCAGGCAGGCTTCCCCGTATATAAGTACGTCCCCTACGGTCCCGTGAATGAGGTGATGCCCTACCTGTGTCGGAGAGCGCAGGAGAACCGAGGCTTCATGAAGGGTGCCcagaaggagagggagatgctGTGGGCGGAGCTGAAGCGCCGACTTGCCTCTGGGGAGCTCTTCTACAGACCAGTGTACTGA